In Clostridiisalibacter paucivorans DSM 22131, a single genomic region encodes these proteins:
- a CDS encoding helix-turn-helix domain-containing protein gives MDVGHKIKCLRKEHNITTKELADKCNISQPVISKLENGNRIPDVPTLQKICNVFDITLSDFFADNTSETIDNSLKELLDSAKSLTPEQLKALSAFLKTIHPSSL, from the coding sequence ATGGATGTTGGTCACAAGATTAAATGCCTTAGAAAAGAACACAATATAACTACTAAAGAATTGGCCGATAAATGCAATATCTCTCAGCCAGTTATTAGTAAATTAGAAAATGGTAATCGCATCCCAGATGTTCCAACATTACAAAAGATATGCAATGTATTTGATATTACATTGTCAGATTTTTTTGCTGATAATACATCAGAAACAATAGATAATAGTTTGAAGGAACTTTTGGACAGTGCAAAATCCTTAACTCCCGAACAATTAAAGGCACTTTCAGCCTTTCTAAAAACAATTCACCCCTCATCTCTTTAA
- a CDS encoding adenylyltransferase/cytidyltransferase family protein, whose amino-acid sequence MIIGYTTGVFDLFHIGHLNMLKNAKSMCDKLVVGVTTDDLVSYKNKKAVIPFDERLEIVRNIKYVDAAIAQESMDKFEAWKKLKFDVMFVGDDWYNTEKWNNFEKQFNEVGVRIIYFPYHKGTSSTLINETLLNLRSEK is encoded by the coding sequence ATGATTATTGGTTACACGACAGGGGTATTTGATTTGTTTCATATTGGACATTTGAATATGCTGAAAAACGCAAAATCAATGTGTGATAAACTAGTTGTAGGAGTAACAACAGACGATCTTGTCTCATACAAAAATAAAAAAGCGGTTATTCCGTTTGACGAAAGACTGGAGATTGTAAGAAACATCAAGTATGTTGACGCTGCTATCGCTCAAGAAAGTATGGATAAATTTGAGGCTTGGAAGAAATTGAAATTTGATGTTATGTTCGTTGGAGACGACTGGTATAATACTGAAAAATGGAATAATTTTGAGAAACAGTTTAATGAAGTAGGTGTAAGAATTATTTATTTCCCATATCATAAGGGGACTTCATCAACATTGATTAACGAAACACTATTGAATCTTCGTAGCGAGAAATAA
- a CDS encoding VanZ family protein yields the protein MNLYKSISWTLVVVWMAIIFLLSSQVVEKSNDLSKGVTKIIVDTVEKVNPKANFNIRRFNHILRKNAHFFAYLILGILVINALNASGKCGYKSVALTLFICVLYAISDEVHQMFVPGRGPQIKDVFIDSAGTIVGILMYLIISPLVLKR from the coding sequence ATGAATCTATACAAAAGCATATCTTGGACATTAGTGGTTGTCTGGATGGCAATTATATTTTTGTTGTCATCTCAGGTTGTGGAGAAGTCCAATGATTTGAGCAAAGGTGTAACAAAGATTATTGTGGATACTGTTGAAAAGGTTAATCCTAAAGCTAATTTTAATATTAGAAGGTTTAATCATATATTGAGAAAAAACGCCCATTTTTTCGCTTATTTGATATTGGGCATATTAGTAATCAATGCGTTAAATGCAAGTGGAAAATGTGGATATAAGAGTGTAGCTTTGACACTATTTATTTGTGTGTTATATGCTATATCAGATGAAGTACACCAAATGTTTGTACCAGGGAGAGGTCCTCAAATTAAGGATGTATTTATAGATAGTGCAGGGACTATTGTTGGTATTTTGATGTATCTAATAATTTCACCCCTTGTCTTAAAGAGATGA